From Neoarius graeffei isolate fNeoGra1 chromosome 27, fNeoGra1.pri, whole genome shotgun sequence:
ccgccgtacaactgtgtaaccaggaaattcattatagtttaacaggaagtctgttttgttgaagttataaactcttcactgatggagacttgagcgtaaaactgttcatgaaaactgcagtcctaaagttatcatggggaTTGGAGTCCGAaaccataaatgcattactgtaagagtccagagcgtcttccaagtgtatcTTTCGAATGTTTATATGGAGCCgttctccacaggagtgatgtgatgagactccagccagacgtagggcatcaggatggatcatgcAGGTGCAAAGAGCAAAAGAgattcagcatcactggtgtctgagGAGTAACTcagcaaaaagagagagagagagagagagagagagagagaggttattgGGTATGCCCGGTGTCACCTAATAGTtatgaacagtatacatattgcactgagtacaagcaggaactccggcaaaactaactatgacagcataactaaaaggggagagccagaaggtaacacaggcatgaggggccccgggacataaagcagcagccactacaccgtcaacaaactcgagtgagcaagcgagtggggactgacagcatccatacatcccagtttaccaaaacactctgtctgaggatcctccagatctactcctttacctcataaacaccattaacacaaggcttgactaaacagatctgttttcagccgagacttaaacactgagactgtgtctgattcccaaacattacttggaaggctgttccatgactgtggggttttgcaagaaaaggctccgccccctgatgtagccttcactatacgaggtaccagcagatagcctgcaccttttgatctaagtaggcgtggcgggtcatagaggagcagaatttcactcaggtactgtggtgcgagaccattcagtgctttaaaggtcaatagtagcattttataatcaatacgaaatttgattgggatccaatgcagtgtggataagacaggggtgatggggtcatattttctggttctagtaaggactcttgctgctgcattttgaactaactggagcttgtttatgcacttattggaacatccagacagtaaggcattacaataatccaacctggagggaacgaaagcatgaactagtttttccgcgtcatgtagtgacattaaatttcttatcttagcaatatttctgagatgaaagaaagctatccgggtaatgttatcaatgtgagtttcgaatgaaagtctggggtcaataatcactccgaggtcttttactgctgcacgtgaagaaacagaaaggccatccagagttactgtggaatcagaaaacttacctctagctgcatgtggtccgagtacaagcacttcagtcttgtcagaattaagcagaaggaagttaataagcatccagtgtctaatgtccttcacacattcctcaattctattaagctggtgtctctcatcaggttttgcagaaacatacaactgtgtgtcatcagcataacagtggaaactaatacaatgtttatgaataatatcacccagaggtaacatgtgtgtgtatatatatatatatatatatatatatatatatatatatatatatatatatatatatatatatacagtccgggagtttaattcacattcaggccactttgaaatggaggaggaatttgagtacattaaaaaagataaaacaaataactgttctttcacaatgctttttatttggtttaaattcaggcaaacttcacttcactttaacaatataggttctcgcgtgcatttgaaccaatgcttgtgcatgacatgccgcatacgcctcgaaaataatggcaaatcaacaatgctgggtactcagcaaccggcagataaagcgtgagggtgcattaggcaactcaaaaatggttaaatgaaatgtaggctaaagcaagtgttcgattctgcttagaatattggcatacgcatacacctcttctaagttatatatttaacaacaattatttaacatcaaatatgacttctaggcctatgtgttcataaccacaatgtgcgcacgcctgtggaaatgcacggtgtgacagcgagatgaaataggctggatgaggaaataacgcgcaacagcacatttgggacctgttcatctaaaattgttaataactgggatgtaaagcaatgtccggttcttcttagaattaagacatacaccacatctataccgtgtaaattgcgagatttcacatgacatcaaaaagctgaattgacatcgcaaactatcgacacattataggcctagcatagactgataaaatcgacaaacagggttatcatactccatatctttcgtaacctaccagctggtcttgagaacatatctgtcaatttggcacattttgctgccacctccttcctttttttaagcttcgccctttcggttccacctgacctctttctgccctccatcactgacgcgcgctgtttcgcgccaatgttgtttaagttccctgcaatacagaggaggagtcttggaccaaaccaactgcaatagaggggaggggagaatttccttatttggtagcgcctatttaatctgctgcgatgctgtcggcgtctgggctgaaaatgcagagtgcagttgaattgatgattaatgcaagaataagatcagtgaccaaaattagtgaaaattattttccccatgctccaagcaggccaccattgatggtttgggccggggatggtcccggctaaatatagggccaccccggcattttatatatatatatatatatatatatatatatatatatatatatatatatataaagcagtggacccaagacagaaccttgtggaacaccaaactttacctcagtatgtctagaaaaatcactatttacatcaacatactgatcaaTAGAGggtcgttcccttaactcccacaacattttctattctatccagaagaatggaatgatcaatggtatcaaatgctgcactaaggtcaagcaacacaagcagcgagacacagccctgatcagacgccagcagtaggtcgtttactactttaaccagtgctgtctctgtgctatgatgaggtctaaatcctgactgatgcatttcatggatgttattcctatgtaaataggagcataactgctgtgccacagctttttcaaggatcttggagataaaggggaggtttgatatcggccgataattggacagctgttcCTATATACATCATAGCCTTTATGCGCACTGTACATGCACacttatagcctatatacatagCTCTAGTGAGTATGTCTCTGACTGGTGTATTCAGATGATTGGCAGTGCAAGTAGGCGTGGCCTCACAGTCTCAACAtttaaacactctctctctggtTTGCTGGTctgtcttggtcatttattctctctctctctctctctctctttctgtctctctctctctctctctctctctcacacacacacacaccccactctgTTGTCCTGCTGATCACTCTGGTCTCTGGTAAGTTCTTTATTTTTTCTCTCCACACATTTTATGTATCAGAGTGTAAAGATTCTCAAATCAGCACTTCTATTAATTATTACACAACTTCATTATCTGGAATTTGACTTTCTAAGAAAAAAAGCTTACACACAATTTTCATGAAGAGAAAGAAAATACATAAAATACTAAAAGTAcagaaaaatgcaaataaaacatTAAAATACACCACTAAAAGGATTATTTCATTCCAAGTACAATGAAAACAATGTGCATCATTTAGCAATCATTTTGTATATTTTCTGAAATAAATACAATATCACAGTAAAGTCAATAATGTTTTGAAAAATCATATGTAAtattattttatcttataatgacgGTAAACACTGACAAAGTTTATCTCATGTCAAGTTTATATGTCAGTAACAGCACAagtaataaaaaaagaaaggaaacatGACATCTGCAAATGTACAGTAAATACTTTATAAATAAAATCTATTAAAACTAGTGTTTTGCATTTAATTGGAATTTTAAATGTTTTCATTTAAGAGacatttacaaaattaaataaaataaacattacgtTTATGAAgtgaaatttttaaaaataacattttaatttaaaaagttggaaatcaaaataaataaaaaatgaaaatataaataaaataatttaaaactattattattattattattattattattattattattactactgagGGGTTAGTAAAAAAGACAACTGAAGTTTAAaacttataaatgtcatttttcctAATTACACcccaaatgctgatatgtttctgTTCATAAACACAAtaaatcttttttctttttttaatggtaTGAAAGCCTTGTTTTCTTTttgctctctctatctctcacagCTTTTTTCTACatttaagcacacacacacacacacgggcgccgccagggggggaaaggttagaacaattctaggggcccagcactgccatggggccctttaaggggctgataatatgcttttaatgattttaataagacttttgaaataacaacaatgcaatattccatctggtaaaatgagctaattgaacaaggttgtctatttcttgagttcttcaacatattgtcatttaaccctcccccttttgcgaaatggtacggtccagttctggtagaagcgcgatgcattaaatctgtgtgctgatcagtgcaacgctacttgctgctgtgtcgcggtgcagcagccagccagccagcagtggagtgcgtacagtctatgatcgctaaatatgaagagcggctgtcaaaaacgtaaagaaaggcagctgaaagctgagagggaccggagaggcaggcaactggtcactcagtttttcccaaagaaaggtcgcTATCGcttacatgtgtgttcaaaatattagcgaatggtgaatgaacagtatgaacgtggttggattagcctatcaagagaacactttcagtttgtacagtgacattttttccattttaataactgaactgacttgtgtgataaacgagatgaaatattacgttatgctggtgctaataactagtgctaataaccagtttcataactaatggggtgccctaaatatgcacagattcagcctcagggggacctccgccctaccaaaccactgaacccccctttggagaaggaggtaagcagcagtacaacccataaatgctttaggattgaagtttataatgagcgagcgccatatacagtttgctagattaaagtgttgctaatagtttgctagattaaagtgttgcttagcagtcacatcacacatttcactaccaattgtcctagcacaagaaggcatgtggcaaaatcttgaattttcatttgtgattgtaaatgcaccagaattagtcactgaccagttttcatctagtccctggtaggttaagacataaaatgtaataaagtcacaaactcaaggtccatgggctatcaaaagttaaataatgacaatagtgcaattgtgacgaggatgggcaaagttggggggcccaaaattctaatctttcatggggcccaaaatatctggcggcgcccctgcacaCACACCTATAATGATAAAGTGAGCAGTAGACAGATAGAACACATTCCCCACTGAGCCCTTGTTCCTTtgacgttctctctctctctctcctggaaATATAAGAGACCCAGGTGGCACCCATACACAGATGGTTTTATGACTTTATTACACTGATGTATTTTATTGCATTTTAAACACAATGtttttgatttgtgtgtgtgtgtgtgtgtgtgtgtgtgtgtgtaagtgtgtaacaATGTCGGAGTTGGAGAACTGCCTGAACACCATCATTCACATCTTCCACAAATActcggagagagagggagacagaaacACACTGAAGAAGAGCGAGCTGAAGGAGCTGATCACACAGGAGCTGCCCGCAttcatacaggtacacacacacacacacacacacacacacacacacacacacacacacacacacacacacacttagcttttaaaaataaaggataTTTGTAAAGGAACAGCTCAGCTCAGCCTCTTTAGCATAAAGACAGACTTAGTTAGGGGGCGGGGCtttcctgttttgttttttttcagtctggagttcagcagtgagtttgaatgttttaatgtttaataaataatattcCGTTCTGTACCGTTATAAACCAGATACGGACAAAATCACCATCATTAAACACGTTAATAAGAAACTCGACATTAGCCGCAATAACTACAGTCAAAAtcatctgtctgtttgtctccgTTTGTctgtctccatctgtctctcttgctgtctgtctgagtgtctctgtctctcgctgtctctctgtctgtctccatctgtctctcttgctgtctgtctgagtgtctgtctctcactgtctgtctgcatttgtctgtctgtctgttcgttggtctccatctgtctctctgtctgtctccatctgtctctctcgctgtctgtctgtctctttctctctgtctgagtgtctctctctgtctctctgtttttctGACTGTCATCaccccaactctctctctctctctaggatgTAAaggacccatcctcatttgattcTCTGATGGAGGGTCTCGACACCGACGGAGACGGCGAGTGTGACTTCCAGGAGTTCATGACCTTCGTCACCATGGTGACCATCTGCTGCCATGAGTTCATCAAGCACCATGAGGATGAATGAGCTGGAGAGGACAGAGGAACTGACCGCTGGAAACTAAACCAGATTTTACTGTCAGTGTAACAGCATAGAATCTCAATCCATAACTTacatttcttattattattcctcttattattatttcTGTTTCGTTGGGAATTGCTGATTATTCCTGGTTTTAACACTATTAAACTGGTTTTGACTGGTTTCTACACAGTGGCTTTAGCTGAATGTATTGAGCTCTGACTGGATTCGACTGGTTTTGACTTGTATTGCTAGTTTTAATTTGTTTGTAATGATTGGGTTTGACTGGTTTGAACTGGTTTTGAATGCCTTATACTGGTTTTTCAAATCAAATGTAAGGAGAATTTCCTATGAATTGTTGCTATTATCTTTTTTTAAGCTAGCTATATCTGATACCTAACCATATTTCCTCACCTTTATTTATCTCtctgaaaataaaacaaaatgaatgaatGTAATGACTGGAACACTTATTCCCAGTTTTCCATAAAATGAAACATAACACACAGCTCACTGAGATAAAACACTCCAGTGTGAGGGAGTTGTGGTCTTTCAGTGGCACTTAATAAAATAAAAGCTTTTGACAAATCACATTGTTACGTAATCAGAATTAAATTCAACCAAAATGTTAAACTGAGTTATTATTTTAATGGTTCTGTGGGAGACTGAATTCACTGAATGTCCGCTTGTAACCCTGAGCTGCTCCTGGTCCTGACATTAACACACTCACTGAGCAGGAAACATACAGGGCCTGCTGTGTTCCGCTCTCATTTCTAATGGAAGCTTGTAACCGAAAATAAAATCGATTTCAATACatctgtctgtcagtctgtctctctccctgtctgtctttctctatctgtctgtctctctttgtctgtctgtctctgcctctctctcgttgtctctctttctgtctctgtctgtctctctgtttctctctatctgactctctctccctctgtctgtctctgtctctctctccctctgtctgtctctgcccaTCACTTTACGGATCAGTTTCTATCAGGATTGTTGAAGTCAGCCAGAGAGATGGATTTAATATTCAGCCTCATGTTGTTGTTGTATAATGCTACACTATGCTGTAGTGACCTGTAGGGGGCAGTGTTGTGTCAGTTTTGAGAGTGAGGCATGCAGCGTCTCAAATGGATAGCTTTTGACCCTGTAGTGCCCTAAACAGAGTGTAGAGGTCTCCTGTAGTGTACTTGAAGAAGGACTGGATTTTCTGAGCTCCACATTCAGAATATTAAAATCACCTGTGTGAAGTTCACACCTTCAGCTTCACTTTTAATGTGATGCAGCAAccaattagtctggctaacgcgacttcaaagctctgtgagcatttggtctggcaaagatattaagcccaaccgtttcccagagcccgtggttgacccgcctcactgaaatgcctcagtttgctactggtcgaagccagaaaaggctgtgacgaagcttaaaccaatcacgtcactctttcctctgacgtatgtgacgcgacgatcaggggcggttctagcccttttggggccctaggcgaaatacagacatggggccctcaaaagtcagtcttgaaacacacatacagaataatggtcatccctacttggcacatgtcatatctccttgctgtaaattcagaaaaaaagatagcaaactgccactaacaatgtgccccaaataagctccacagtgaaacaggtttgagattactccagcatttgccaaaattctgacagtgtttattgctcagatcaaaccagaaagagagagagagtgacaaggcaaacaacaaaagaagagacagtagagagagagacaattttaagagtcaatctccatattttaataaaacaaggatatctgaaatccaattattatttttactccacagatacatattaccagatacacaaagatcttattcttatcagaagtagaacacaaatggatccatattaccagatacacattaccagagatacacaatgatcttactgttatcagaactacaacacaaatggatattactctatcgaaacctctacatttcaatgggattagactgatgccaagataaatgtacgagagagagagagagtttgtgtgtgtgagagagtgagggagtgagtgagtgagggagtgagagagagagagagagccattaAGTGACAGGCAATCcagtggttgagagacagatacagagggattgtgagtttgtaaaggatgcagccagtacattactgaaatgtccttaatcttcaaaattccattgttcTGGCTTtggtctgttcgacctgttgccctcagggaggcgctacaggtgcatcaggacaaagacaaatcaattaaaaaacagcttctttccaaaagccataaccgccctgaactcggatatgctctgactttatagtttaTTTACTTTactatttactaatttataatgtgcagcactttataaggtgactctctgtgcaatacctcactccataatgtgaaacgcaacacacctcaggactgtgcaccttacacacagcacacacacctcaggactgtgcaccttacacacaacacacacacacctcaggactgtgcaccttacacacaacacacacacacctcaggactgtgcaccttacacacaacacacacacacctcaggactgtgcaccttacacacaacacacacacctcaggactgtgcaccttacacacaacacacacacacctcaggactgtgcaccttacacacaacacacacacacacctcaggactgtgcaccttacacacagcacacacacacctcaggactgtgcaccttacacacagcacacacacctcaggactgtgcaccttacacacagcacacacacctcaggactgtgcaccttacacacaacacacacacctcaggactgtgcaccttacacacaacacacacacacctcaggactgtgcaccttacacacagcacacacacctcaggactgtgcaccttacacacagcacacacacctcaggactgtgcaccttacacacagcacacacacctcaggactgtgcaccttacacacagcacacacacctcaggactgtgcaccttacacacagcacacacacctcaggactgtgcaccttacacacaacacacacacctcaggactgtgcaccttacacacaacacacacacctcaggactgtgcaccttacacacaacacacacacaccaggactgtgcaccttacacacaacacacacacctcaggactgtgcaccttacacacaacacacacacctcaggactgtgcaccttacacacagcacacacacctcaggactgtgcaccttacacacagcacacacacctcaggactgtgcaccttacacacagcacacacacctcaggactgtgcaccttacacacagcacacacacctcaggactgtgcaccttacacacagcacacacacctcaggactgtgcaccttacacacaacacacacacccctcaggactgtgcaccttacacacaacacacacacctcaggactgtgcaccttacacacaacacatacacctcaggactgtgcaccttacacacaacacatacacctcaggactgtgcaccttacacacaacacacacacccctcaggactgtgcaccttacacacagcacacacacctcaggactgtgcaccttacacacaacacatacacctcaggactgtgcaccttacacacaacacacacacctcaggactgtgcaccttacacactagggctgtgcgatgtcccctaaattggcatcgacgatgtttacagtgcaaacatcgtgatggacgatcatatcatggggggggggattttaataccacattataaaatattattattattattattattattattattaagtattagatactcatccgaggctttggcacgtaaagaaaaaaaaattccattgcgcTGAAAATTGAGATACTATATCCCATAGCCTACTGTCTCTTTAAATTTAGGCTACCTAATTTTCTATGTTTGATCTTCACGCCAC
This genomic window contains:
- the LOC132875183 gene encoding protein S100-B-like — its product is MFLICVCVCVCVCVCKCVTMSELENCLNTIIHIFHKYSEREGDRNTLKKSELKELITQELPAFIQDVKDPSSFDSLMEGLDTDGDGECDFQEFMTFVTMVTICCHEFIKHHEDE